A window of the Equus przewalskii isolate Varuska chromosome 10, EquPr2, whole genome shotgun sequence genome harbors these coding sequences:
- the ZNF830 gene encoding zinc finger protein 830: MASSSASGRTSAGKRVVNQDELRRLMKEKQRLSTNRKRIESPFAKYNRLGQLSCALCNTPVKSELLWQTHVLGKQHREKVAEVKGAREAAQGPSASAGPQPAKRRAPDAESQDAKRAKASAVPQVQPSTSALPTKFDKAGKESARAALSKASGLGLLPDYEDEDEEEEEGGGGEGKRGDASKQPADAQGREYSLSSSREATSSRLPRDFADTNPPKAPLIPHSGSIEKAEIHEKVVERRENTAEALPEGFFDDPEIDARVRKVDAPKDQMDKEWDEFQKAMRQVNTISEAIVAEEDEEGRLDRQIGEIDEQIECYRRVEKLRNRQDEIKNKLKEVLTIKELQKKEEENVDSDDEGELQDLLSQDWRVKGALL, from the coding sequence ATGGCGTCCTCCTCCGCCTCCGGTCGGACCTCGGCAGGGAAGCGAGTGGTGAATCAGGATGAACTACGGCGGTTGATGAAGGAGAAGCAGCGTCTGAGCACCAACCGGAAACGCATAGAATCTCCATTCGCGAAGTACAACCGTTTGGGGCAGCTGAGCTGCGCCCTGTGTAACACCCCGGTGAAGAGCGAGCTCCTGTGGCAGACTCACGTCCTGGGAAAGCAGCACCGAGAGAAGGTGGCCGAGGTGAAAGGCGCGAGGGAAGCCGCCCAGGGCCCGTCCGCCAGCGCAGGGCCTCAGCCGGCCAAGAGGAGGGCGCCGGATGCGGAGAGCCAAGACGCCAAGAGAGCGAAGGCCTCCGCCGTGCCTCAGGTACAGCCCTCCACGTCTGCCTTGCCCACCAAATTTGACAAAGCAGGAAAGGAGTCTGCTAGAGCTGCCCTCAGTAAGGCTTCGGGACTCGGTTTACTCCCTGATTATGAAGATgaagacgaggaggaggaggaggggggaggaggagaaggaaaaagaggggaCGCCAGCAAGCAGCCTGCCGACGCACAGGGCAGGGAATACTCGCTTTCCTCCTCGCGGGAGGCAACAAGTAGCAGGCTGCCAAGGGATTTCGCGGACACAAATCCTCCCAAGGCCCCTTTAATTCCTCATTCAGGGTCTATTGAGAAAGCggaaatacatgaaaaagtagtggaaaggagagaaaacaccGCGGAAGCGTTACCGGAAGGTTTTTTCGACGACCCCGAGATAGATGCGAGGGTACGAAAGGTTGATGCCCCCAAGGATCAGATGGACAAAGAGTGGGACGAATTTCAAAAAGCCATGAGGCAGGTCAACACGATTTCCGAAGCCATCGTTGCTGAAGAGGATGAGGAGGGACGGTTGGACCGGCAGATTGGGGAGATCGATGAGCAGATAGAGTGTTACCGTCGGGTGGAAAAGCTGCGGAATCGCcaggatgaaataaagaataagCTGAAAGAGGTTTTGACCATAAAAGAActgcagaaaaaggaagaggagaacgTTGACAGCGATGATGAGGGAGAGCTACAGGATTTGTTGTCTCAGGATTGGAGGGTGAAAGGGGCTTTGTTATAG
- the CCT6B gene encoding T-complex protein 1 subunit zeta-2 isoform X3 — protein sequence MAAIKALNSRAEVARAQAALAVNISAARGLQDVLRTNLGPKGTMKMLVSGAGDIKLTKDGNVLLHEMQIQHPTASLIAKVATAQDDVIGDGTTSNVLIIGELLKQADLYISEGLHPRIIAEGFEAAKIKALEVLEQVKVKKEMKREMLLAVARTSLRTKVHADLADVLTEAVVDSVLTIRRPGYPIDLFMVEIMEMKHKSETDTKLIRGLILDHGARHPDMKKRVEDAFILICNVSLEYEKTEVSSGFFYKTAEDKEKLVKAERKFIEDRVQKIIDLKDKVCAQSNKGFVVINQKGIDPFSLDALARHGIVALRRAKRRNMERLSLACGGMAVNSLEDLNVDCLGHAGLVYEYMLGEEKFTFIEDCVNPRSVTLLVKGPNKHTLTQIKDAIRDGLRAVKNAIEDGCVVPGAGAVEVAIAAALVRYKHSVKGRALLGVQAFADALLIIPKVLAQNSGYDLQETLVKVQAEHSESRQLVGIDLNSGEPMVAADAGVWDNYCVKKQLLHSCDCHQHSLG from the exons ATGGCTGCAATAAAGGCGCTCAACTCCAGGGCGGAGGTGGCGCGGGCCCAGGCGGCCTTAGCCGTCAACATAAGCGCCGCCCGAGGGCTGCAGGACGTGCTGCGGACCAACTTGGGTCCCAAGGGCACCATGAAAAT GCTTGTTTCTGGTGCGGGTGACATCAAACTCACCAAAGACGGCAATGTGCTGCTCCATGAGATG CAAATTCAACACCCAACAGCTTCCTTGATAGCAAAAGTAGCAACAGCCCAGGATGACGTTATAGGAGATGGTACTACTTCCAATGTTCTAATTATTGGAGAGTTACTAAAGCAAGCTGATCTTTACATTTCCGAG GGCCTGCACCCTAGAATAATAGCTGAAGGATTTGAAGCTGCGAAGATAAAAGCACTTGAAGTTTTGGAACaagttaaagttaaaaaagagatgaaaagagaaatgctCTTAGCTGTGGCTAGAACATCTCTACGAACTAAAGTTCATGCTGACCTGGCTGATGTCTTAACAGAG GCTGTGGTGGATTCTGTTTTGACCATTAGAAGACCGGGTTATCCTATTGATCTCTTCATGGTGGAAATCATGGAGATGAAGCATAAATCAGAAACAGATACAAA gtTGATCAGAGGATTAATTTTGGACCATGGCGCCCGTCATCCAGATATGAAGAAGCGAGTAGAAGATGCGTTTATCCTTATTTGCAATGTATCGCTAGAATATGAAAAAAC agaggtgagctctggtttcttttataagactgcagaagacaaagagaaattggtaaaagctgaaagaaaatttattgaagaTAGAGTACAAAAAATAATAGACCTGAAAGACAAAGTCTGTGCTCAGTCCAATAAAGGATTTGTTGTCATTAATCAAAAG GGAATTGATCCATTTTCCTTAGATGCTCTTGCAAGACATGGCATAGTGGCTCTTCGcagagcaaaaagaagaaatatggaaaG ACTCTCTCTGGCTTGTGGTGGAATGGCTGTGAATTCTCTTGAAGACCTCAATGTGGATTGCCTGGGACATGCTGGTCTTGTTTATGAGTATATGCTA GGTGAAGAAAAGTTCACTTTTATTGAGGACTGTGTTAACCCTCGCTCAGTCACCTTGTTGGTTAAAGGACCAAATAAGCATACTCTCACTCAAATCAAGGATGCTATAAGGGATGGACTTCGTGCTGTCAAAAATGCCATTGAAGATG GTTGTGTGGTTCCAGGAGCAGGTGCAGTTGAAGTGGCAATAGCTGCAGCTCTGGTTAGGTACAAGCACAGTGTGAAAGGGAGAGCTCTTCTCGGAGTCCAAGCCTTTGCTGATGCCTTACTCATTATTCCTAAG GTTCTGGCTCAGAATTCTGGTTATGACCTGCAGGAAACACTAGTAAAAGTTCAGGCTGAGCATTCAGAATCAAGACAACTTGTTGGCATAGATTTGAATTCAG
- the CCT6B gene encoding T-complex protein 1 subunit zeta-2 isoform X2 yields the protein MAAIKALNSRAEVARAQAALAVNISAARGLQDVLRTNLGPKGTMKMLVSGAGDIKLTKDGNVLLHEMQIQHPTASLIAKVATAQDDVIGDGTTSNVLIIGELLKQADLYISEGLHPRIIAEGFEAAKIKALEVLEQVKVKKEMKREMLLAVARTSLRTKVHADLADVLTEAVVDSVLTIRRPGYPIDLFMVEIMEMKHKSETDTKLIRGLILDHGARHPDMKKRVEDAFILICNVSLEYEKTEVSSGFFYKTAEDKEKLVKAERKFIEDRVQKIIDLKDKVCAQSNKGFVVINQKGIDPFSLDALARHGIVALRRAKRRNMERLSLACGGMAVNSLEDLNVDCLGHAGLVYEYMLGEEKFTFIEDCVNPRSVTLLVKGPNKHTLTQIKDAIRDGLRAVKNAIEDGCVVPGAGAVEVAIAAALVRYKHSVKGRALLGVQAFADALLIIPKVLAQNSGYDLQETLVKVQAEHSESRQLVGIDLNSGEPMVAADAGVWDNYCVKKQLLHSCTVIATNILLVDEIMRAGMSSLKG from the exons ATGGCTGCAATAAAGGCGCTCAACTCCAGGGCGGAGGTGGCGCGGGCCCAGGCGGCCTTAGCCGTCAACATAAGCGCCGCCCGAGGGCTGCAGGACGTGCTGCGGACCAACTTGGGTCCCAAGGGCACCATGAAAAT GCTTGTTTCTGGTGCGGGTGACATCAAACTCACCAAAGACGGCAATGTGCTGCTCCATGAGATG CAAATTCAACACCCAACAGCTTCCTTGATAGCAAAAGTAGCAACAGCCCAGGATGACGTTATAGGAGATGGTACTACTTCCAATGTTCTAATTATTGGAGAGTTACTAAAGCAAGCTGATCTTTACATTTCCGAG GGCCTGCACCCTAGAATAATAGCTGAAGGATTTGAAGCTGCGAAGATAAAAGCACTTGAAGTTTTGGAACaagttaaagttaaaaaagagatgaaaagagaaatgctCTTAGCTGTGGCTAGAACATCTCTACGAACTAAAGTTCATGCTGACCTGGCTGATGTCTTAACAGAG GCTGTGGTGGATTCTGTTTTGACCATTAGAAGACCGGGTTATCCTATTGATCTCTTCATGGTGGAAATCATGGAGATGAAGCATAAATCAGAAACAGATACAAA gtTGATCAGAGGATTAATTTTGGACCATGGCGCCCGTCATCCAGATATGAAGAAGCGAGTAGAAGATGCGTTTATCCTTATTTGCAATGTATCGCTAGAATATGAAAAAAC agaggtgagctctggtttcttttataagactgcagaagacaaagagaaattggtaaaagctgaaagaaaatttattgaagaTAGAGTACAAAAAATAATAGACCTGAAAGACAAAGTCTGTGCTCAGTCCAATAAAGGATTTGTTGTCATTAATCAAAAG GGAATTGATCCATTTTCCTTAGATGCTCTTGCAAGACATGGCATAGTGGCTCTTCGcagagcaaaaagaagaaatatggaaaG ACTCTCTCTGGCTTGTGGTGGAATGGCTGTGAATTCTCTTGAAGACCTCAATGTGGATTGCCTGGGACATGCTGGTCTTGTTTATGAGTATATGCTA GGTGAAGAAAAGTTCACTTTTATTGAGGACTGTGTTAACCCTCGCTCAGTCACCTTGTTGGTTAAAGGACCAAATAAGCATACTCTCACTCAAATCAAGGATGCTATAAGGGATGGACTTCGTGCTGTCAAAAATGCCATTGAAGATG GTTGTGTGGTTCCAGGAGCAGGTGCAGTTGAAGTGGCAATAGCTGCAGCTCTGGTTAGGTACAAGCACAGTGTGAAAGGGAGAGCTCTTCTCGGAGTCCAAGCCTTTGCTGATGCCTTACTCATTATTCCTAAG GTTCTGGCTCAGAATTCTGGTTATGACCTGCAGGAAACACTAGTAAAAGTTCAGGCTGAGCATTCAGAATCAAGACAACTTGTTGGCATAGATTTGAATTCAG